The Gloeocapsa sp. DLM2.Bin57 DNA segment CTTCGCGCGATTCCAACCGATTAAATCAGTAGTTAAACCCAATTGAGTTATGGCTGTGATCGCTTCAGCTTCCTCGCTTCCCATCGCGGGAATACCTACTTCTAACTCATGAATACCGATCGCATCCATAAAACGAGCTAAAGCGACTTTCTCAGCCTTACTAAAAGCTACTCCCGCTGCTTGTTCACCGTCTCGCAGAGTCGTATCACTAATCCTAATTTGACTCATACCTTTAATTCCTTGACCATTTTTTCTAGTGTTTCGATGCGATCCATTAATAAGCGAATTACCGTAGCTTCTACATCTGGTAACTTTCCGTGCTCTAGGGGACAACCCAGACCACCAGGAGAGATAATCCGACCTGGTATCCCCACCACGGTACAACAATTGGGGACATTTCTCAGTACCACCGAACCCGCACCAATGCGCACGCGATCGCCAATTTGGATATTACCGAGAACTTTAGCTCCTGCTCCTACTACTACTTGTTCTCCGAGAGTAGGATGTCGTTTACCGCTTTCTTTACCTGTTCCTCCGAGAGTAACATTTTGATAAATCAAACAATAATCACCAATAATTGCGGTTTCCCCGATGACTACTCCCATACCGTGGTCTATAAATACACCTTTACCGATAGTTGCACCGGGATGAATCTCAATTCCCGTCAAAAAACGTGCTAGATGAGAGAGAAAACGAGGTAAAAAAGCCACTTGTTTTATATATAACCAGTGAGCTAGACGATGAAATAAGATAGCATGAAGACCAGGATAACACAGTAAAACCTCGAACTTATTACGAGCTGCTGGATCTCGCTCAAAGATGATTTGAAAATCTGCTTGGAGGGTTTCTACCCAGTTATTACCTGTAAAAGCTGCAATGATCTTAGTTAAATATCCCGTTTGATTATTATTGTTGAGACTAATAGATTCTTGCATTGAATTTCGTGAGAAAAATAAATATAACTCAATATCTTATTGCTTATAACAAGTCATCTAAATTCACCTAATCAATAACTCTAGGTCAAACTCATTAGAGTTTATTAAGCTTGTACTCAATAACTGATATTCCAGTCTGTATAAGCGTTATAGACATCTATATAAAAATAATTGGGGTAGGGGTCCGATTATTTTTTGGTCAGAGAACTAGTATTTCTGGGCTGAGGTATCAGTATTTATCTACTCAGCTCTATGCTATAGCGCTACTTGAAAAGGGAATAGGGAATAGGGAATAGGGAATAGTTAGACTAGTAATGGGTTTCACGACTTGAAAATGTCCTAAACTTATAATTACTAGCATAATACTAATAAGGATTTAAGCCCAATTTCCCCCCTATTTATTTTTAACTCAGTTAAGACTAAAGACAAAACTGCTAAAATCTTTATCTGAACTGCTTTTGACCTAAGTAAAACATCTTTATTTTGAGTGAGTAGGATCTATTGCCCAACAATCTGTTAAATTAGATACAGAATTGAATTTCGTGACAGTCCTGGAGAAGTGAACTAAATTTTAGTATATATAGATAACTTCTCCAGTTCTTTTCCCTTTTGAGTGCAATCAAGGTAGTAGAATTACCCTAGGGGAAAACCCTACCTAACCCCTATAACGTCTAGTCTTAAGCTTGAGTGCAAAAATACAGGTTGTTAAGAGGTAAAATACCCTAACCTAGTCTCAAAAATACCTGTTCCCTGTACCAAAAAAGATTTTAATATTTCCTTAAATAGTTACTCAGTCAGCGTTTCAGATATTGAGTACTTCCTAAATAATATCAATAATTTGAACTCAACAGCAGTAAACACCCCGTAAAAAAACGGATGATATAACTGCTATAACGAATCAACAAACCTCTCAGTCATCACTGCTCACGGAATTCAATAAACAATAAAAGATGACCAGCACAATCATACCAACAACAACATCTAGTAAAAATTGTGGTTGCAGTAGCACCACTAAAAGAGAAACAAACCCTAGCATAGAAGAACAAAGAACACTAGAGCGGATTGAAAAACATCCCTGCTATAGTGAAGACGCACATCATCATTATGCCAGGATGCACGTTGCTGTCGCCCCTGCTTGTAATATTCAATGTAACTATTGCAATCGCAAGTATGACTGTGCTAACGAAAGCCGTCCTGGAGTAGTTAGCGAAGTCCTCAAACCCGAGGAAGCAGCTCACAAAGTTCTAGTTATTGCGGGTAAAATCCCCCAGTTGACAGTCTTAGGAATAGCAGGACCAGGAGATCCTCTAGCCAACCCTAAACAAACATTTCGCACCTTTGAATTAATCGCCGAGAAAGCACCAGATATTAAACTGTGCTTATCCACCAACGGGTTAATGTTACCAGACTATATAGACAAGATCAAAGAATTAAACATTGATCACGTCACCCTAACCATTAATATGGTTGACCTAAGTATTGGCGAGAAAATCTATCCTTGGGTACGTTGGCGCAATCGCCGTTATACAGGGATTGAAGGGGTTAAAATCCTGCACGAGCGTCAAATGGAAAGTTTAGACTTACTTAGAGAAGCAGACATTCTCTGTAAAGTTAACTCAGTCATGATTCCTGGAATCAACGACGAACACCTAGCCGAAGTTAACGCAGTAATTCGCTCCAAAGGTGCATTTATACACAATATTATGCCCTTGATTAGTGCTCCCGAACATGGTACATATTTTGGCTTAAATGGACAAAGAGGACCTACACCTAAAGAACTAAAATCGGTTCAAGACAAATGTTCAGGTAACATGAAAATCATGCGTCACTGTCGTCAATGTCGCGCTGATGCAGTAGGTTTACTCGGTGAGGATCGCTCCCAAGAATTTACGAAAGA contains these protein-coding regions:
- the cysE gene encoding serine O-acetyltransferase, coding for MQESISLNNNNQTGYLTKIIAAFTGNNWVETLQADFQIIFERDPAARNKFEVLLCYPGLHAILFHRLAHWLYIKQVAFLPRFLSHLARFLTGIEIHPGATIGKGVFIDHGMGVVIGETAIIGDYCLIYQNVTLGGTGKESGKRHPTLGEQVVVGAGAKVLGNIQIGDRVRIGAGSVVLRNVPNCCTVVGIPGRIISPGGLGCPLEHGKLPDVEATVIRLLMDRIETLEKMVKELKV
- the nifB gene encoding nitrogenase cofactor biosynthesis protein NifB codes for the protein MTSTIIPTTTSSKNCGCSSTTKRETNPSIEEQRTLERIEKHPCYSEDAHHHYARMHVAVAPACNIQCNYCNRKYDCANESRPGVVSEVLKPEEAAHKVLVIAGKIPQLTVLGIAGPGDPLANPKQTFRTFELIAEKAPDIKLCLSTNGLMLPDYIDKIKELNIDHVTLTINMVDLSIGEKIYPWVRWRNRRYTGIEGVKILHERQMESLDLLREADILCKVNSVMIPGINDEHLAEVNAVIRSKGAFIHNIMPLISAPEHGTYFGLNGQRGPTPKELKSVQDKCSGNMKIMRHCRQCRADAVGLLGEDRSQEFTKDKFMEMTPEYDFQERQEIHADIKKSQEEQLAEIAIQVAKVAGPKILVAVATKGQRIVNQHFGHAKEFQIYEVDGIEVKFIGHRKIDHYCQSGYGEEATLEAIIKTISDCQAVLSAKIGPCPQEQLRQAGIEPVEGYDLIDKIALDFYESYITNLVGSNE